The Vulpes lagopus strain Blue_001 chromosome 6, ASM1834538v1, whole genome shotgun sequence genome has a segment encoding these proteins:
- the PLEKHG3 gene encoding pleckstrin homology domain-containing family G member 3 isoform X5 codes for MPVSASLRQDGSQERPVSLTSTTSSSGSSRDSRGAMEEPSGPEASAENGAGSPRGRHPANGDSGPSGWLSVRGPLSPFSSRAPAAPALKLSYLGRVVREIVETERMYVQDLRSIVEDYLLKIIDTPGLLKPEQVSALFGNIENIYALNSQLLRDLDSCNSDPVAVASCFVERSQEFDIYTQYCNNYPNSVAALTECMRDKQQAKFFRDRQELLQHSLPLGSYLLKPVQRILKYHLLLQEIAKHFDEEEDGFEVVEDAIDTMTCVAWYINDMKRRHEHAVRLQEIQSLLINWKGPDLTIYGELVLEGTFRVHRVRNERTFFLFDKALLITKKRGDHFVYKGHIPCSSLMLIESTRDSLCFTVTHYKHSKQQYNIQAKTAEEKRSWTHHIKRLILENHHTTIPQKAKEAILEMDSYYPSRYRCSPERLKKAWSSQDEVSTHVRQGRRQSEPTRHLLRQLSEKAARAAGMKHAGSAGALLDFGQPPCAQGVQPETEGAAQEEQEEEEEEEEEEEEEEVVVEEEEEEEKAFQVSLEDLAGPEGSEKGARLEPPGSEEEEEEEEESLAVAEQVADFASSLLAALHCWHYRANALLFSRGAMEKGRKESEGPKSRRRSSGRSPTSAEKRMSFESTSSLPEVEPVPDPEMEQEVFAAMEGPSIEEVPSDTESPEVLETQLDAHQDLLGLAPPGDMGDFVVVESTEDLKALSSEEEEEDVRAAQETESLLPPSVLDQASIIAERFVSSLSRRSSLALEDGKASGFGSPRLISRSSSVLSLEGSEKGPAWHGSTTDSLGSQLPPEVDATVGVAMESGPPVNGTEPPSPGCLAEPDRSSCKKKESTLSTRDRLLLDKIKSYYENAEHHDAGFSIRRRESLSYIPKGLVRNSVSRFNSLPRPDPEPMAPLGHKRPVGSRPPSWALFDLPGPSQASAGEPAPITDAEFRPSSEIVKIWEGMESAGESSRKGTGQGQANGFDLHEPLFILEEHELGAITEESATASPESASPTERPSPAHLARELKELVKELSSGVQGELVAPLHPRIVQLSHVMDGHVSERVKNKVYQLARQYSLRIKSKSVTARPPLQWGKVAPTVPCLQEEAGAPSGGTGRRKPVLSLLSHEQTAAQEHSPPKPGSPRLFPFSPTAASPKASSPGPRPSSRSPLSPFDTETFSWPDVRELCSKYASHDEAFQAEGSRPRGPPVNRSRSVPENMVEPPPAGRVGRCCSVGARRGQAGPEAAQPQLPGMLPQSRPVEEEALYVTADLTLENNQRVIVMEKGPLPCPAAGLEECSGQGPSSPAATMRQGLDFQETGVSRSPEYWPKEEGPRDPADPGQQGRVRNLREKFQALNSIG; via the exons ATGCccgtctctgcctccctccgcCAGGACGGCAGCCAGGAGCGGCCGGTGAGCCTTACGTCGACCACATCCTCGTCGGGTTCCTCCCGTGACAGCCGCGGTGCCATGGAGGAGCCCAGCGGCCCCGAGGCCTCGGCCGAGAATGGGGCAGGTTCCCCGCGTGGCCGGCATCCCGCCAACGGCGACAGTGGCCCCAGCGGCTGGCTGAGCGTGAGGGGGCCGCTGTCCCCGTTCAGCAGCCgggcccctgcagccccagcgCTCAAGCTCAGCTACCTGGGCCGCGTGGTGCGGGAGATCGTGGAGACGGAGCGGATGTACGTGCAGGACCTGCGCAGCATCGTGGAG GACTACCTCTTGAAGATCATCGACACGCCTGGGCTGCTGAAGCCAGAACAAGTCAGCGCCCTCTTTGGGAACATAGAAAACATCTATGCACTGAACAG ccagctACTCCGAGACCTGGACAGCTGCAACAGTGACCCCGTGGCTGTGGCCAGCTGCTTCGTGGAAAGG AGTCAAGAGTTTGATATCTACACCCAGTATTGCAACAACTACCCTAA ctcaGTGGCCGCCCTGACTGAGTGCATGCGGGACAAACAACAGGCCAAGTTCTTTCGGGACCGGCAGGAGCTACTACAGCACTCTCTGCCCTTGGGCTCCTACTTGCTAAAGCCTGTCCAGCGCATCCTCAAGTACCACCTGCTGCTCCAG GAAATTGCCAAACATTTTGATGAAGAAGAGGACGGCTTCGAGGTGGTGGAAGATGCCATTGACACCATGACCTGTGTGGCCTGGTACATCAATGACATGAAGAGGAGGCATGAGCATGCAGTCCGGCTCCAG GAGATTCAGTCGCTGCTCATTAACTGGAAAGGGCCAGACCTGACCATCTATGGAGAACTCGTCCTAGAGGGCACGTTCCGAGTGCACCGTGTACGCAACGAGAGGACCTTCTTTCTATTTGACAAAGCGCTACTCATCACCAAGAAGCGAGGCGATCACTTTGTCTACAAGGGCCACATCCCG TGCTCCTCCCTGATGCTGATTGAAAGCACCAGAGACTCTCTGTGCTTCACTGTCACCCACTACAAGCACAGCAAGCAGCAGTACAACATCCAG GCCAAAACAGCGGAGGAGAAACGGAGCTGGACTCACCACATCAAGAGGCTTATCCTGGAGAACCACCACACCACCATCCCCCAGAAG gcCAAGGAAGCCATCTTGGAAATGGACTCCTACT ATCCCAGTCGGTACCGCTGCAGCCCGGAGCGCCTGAAGAAAGCTTGGTCCTCCCAGGACGAAGTGTCCACCCACGTGCGCCAGGGGCGCCGGCAGTCTG AGCCAACCAGACACCTGCTCAGGCAACTCAGTGAGAAAG CAGCCAGAGCAGCAGGAATGAAG CATGCAGGCAGTGCCGGCGCTCTCCTGGACTTTGGGCAGCCTCCTTGTGCTCAGGGCGTGCAGCCAGAGACCGAAGGGGCTGCCCaggaggaacaggaggaggaggaggaagaggaggaggaggaggaggaggaggaggtggtggtggaggaggaggaggaggaggagaaggcctTTCAGGTGTCTCTGGAGGACTTGGCAGGGCCTGAAGGCAGCGAGAAGGGGGCCAGACTGGAGCCCCCAGgctcggaggaggaggaggaggaggaggaggagagcctgGCAGTGGCGGAGCAGGTAGCCGACTTTGCCAGCTCCCTGCTGGCCGCCCTCCACTGCTGGCACTATCGGGCCAACGCTTTACTTTTCTCCCGGGGCGCTATG GAGAAGGGGCGCAAGGAGTCAGAAGGCCCCAAGAGCCGCAGAAGGTCCAGCGGCCGGTCTCCGACTAGTGCCGAGAAGCGCATGAGCTTCGAGTCCACCTCTTCCCTGCCAGAG GTTGAGCCAGTTCCTGACCCCGAGATGGAGCAGGAAGTATTTGCTGCCATGGAAGGTCCCAGCATCGAGGAGGTGCCCTCAGACACAGAGTCTCCAGAAGTCCTGGAAACACAGCTTGATGCCCACCAGGACCTGCTGGGGTTGGCCCCCCCAGGTGACATGGGGGACTTTGTGGTGGTAGAGAGCACCGAGGATCTTAAGGCTTTGagcagtgaggaggaggaggaggatgtgagGGCTGCACAGGAGACCGAGAGCCTCCTGCCACCCTCTGTGCTGGACCAGGCCAGCATCATTGCAGAGCGGTTCGTCAGCAGCTTATCCCGGCGGAGCAGCCTGGCGCTAGAGGACGGCAAGGCCAGTGGCTTTGGGAGCCCGAGGCTGATAAGCCGGAGCAGCAGTGTGCTCAGCCTAGAGGGCAGCGAGAAAGGCCCAGCCTGGCACGGTAGCACCACGGATTCCCTTGGCTCGCAGCTGCCCCCAGAGGTGGATGCCACTGTGGGCGTGGCCATGGAAAGTGGCCCTCCCGTCAACGGGACAGAGCCCCCAAGCCCAGGCTGTCTAGCAGAGCCCGACAGGTCTTCCTGCAAGAAGAAGGAATCGACACTCTCCACCCGAGACCGGCTATTGTTGGACAAAATCAAGAGCTACTATGAAAACGCGGAGCACCACGATGCGGGCTTTAGCATCCGACGCCGGGAGAGCCTCTCCTACATTCCCAAAGGGCTGGTGAGAAACTCTGTTTCCAGATTCAACAGCCTTCCCAGGCCAGACCCGGAGCCCATGGCTCCGCTGGGGCACAAGAGGCCAGTGGGCTCCCGGCCGCCTTCATGGGCTCTGTTTGACCTCCCAGGACCCAGCCAGGCGAGTGCTGGGGAGCCAGCTCCTATCACAGATGCTGAGTTCCGGCCGTCTTCAGAAATTGTAAAGATCTGGGAGGGGATGGAGTCTGCTGGGGAGAGCTCTAGGAAGGGGACTGGCCAAGGCCAGGCCAATGGCTTCGACCTACACGAGCCGCTCTTCATCCTGGAGGAGCACGAGCTGGGGGCCATCACTGAGGAGTCAGCCACTGCTTCCCCTGAGAGTGCCTCCCCGACGGAGCGGCCCAGCCCGGCCCACCTGGCCCGGGAGCTGAAGGAGCTGGTCAAGGAGCTGAGCAGTGGGGTCCAGGGGGAGCTGGTGGCCCCGCTGCACCCCCGCATCGTACAGCTCTCCCATGTCATGGATGGCCACGTGAGTGAGCGAGTCAAGAATAAGGTCTACCAGCTGGCCCGCCAGTACAGCCTCCGGATCAAAAGCAAATCTGTGACGGCCAGGCCGCCCCTACAGTGGGGAAAGGTGGCTCCCACCGTTCCCTGCCTGCAGGAGGAGGCTGGAGCACCCTCGGGCGGCACAG GTAGGAGAAAGCCGGTGCTGTCCCTCCTCAGCCACGAGCAGACGGCGGCCCAGGAGCACAGCCCGCCCAAGCCCGGCTCGCCTCGGCTTTTCCCCTTCAGCCCCACTGCTGCCAGCCCGAAGGCCAGCTCACCGGGGCCCCGGCCCTCCTCTCGGAGCCCCCTCAGCCCCTTTGACACTGAGACCTTCAGCTGGCCCGATGTCCGAGAGCTCTGCTCCAAGTACGCCTCCCACGACGAGGCCTTCCAGGCTGAGGGCAGccggccccgcggcccgcccGTCAACCGGAGCCGCTCGGTGCCCGAGAACATGGTGGAGCCCCCTCCGGCGGGCAGGGTGGGCCGCTGCTGCAGTGTGGGCGCCAGGAGGGGCCAGGCGGGCCCAGAGGCCGCCCAGCCCCAGCTGCCCGGGATGCTGCCCCAAAGCAGGCCGGTTGAAGAGGAAGCCCTGTATGTCACAGCAGACCTCACCCTGGAGAACAACCAGCGGGTGATCGTCATGGAGAaggggcccctgccctgccccgctgCGGGGCTGGAGGAGTGCAGTGGGCAGGGACCAAGCTCACCAGCAGCCACAATGAGACAGGGCCTGGATTTCCAGGAGACTGGAGTTTCCAGGAGCCCGGAGTATTGGCCAAAGGAAGAGGGTCCCAGGGACCCAGCGGACCCAGGCCAGCAGGGCAGAGTGAGAAACTTGAGGGAGAAGTTCCAGGCCTTGAACTCCATAGGATGA
- the PLEKHG3 gene encoding pleckstrin homology domain-containing family G member 3 isoform X3, producing the protein MPVSASLRQDGSQERPVSLTSTTSSSGSSRDSRGAMEEPSGPEASAENGAGSPRGRHPANGDSGPSGWLSVRGPLSPFSSRAPAAPALKLSYLGRVVREIVETERMYVQDLRSIVEDYLLKIIDTPGLLKPEQVSALFGNIENIYALNSQLLRDLDSCNSDPVAVASCFVERSQEFDIYTQYCNNYPNSVAALTECMRDKQQAKFFRDRQELLQHSLPLGSYLLKPVQRILKYHLLLQEIAKHFDEEEDGFEVVEDAIDTMTCVAWYINDMKRRHEHAVRLQEIQSLLINWKGPDLTIYGELVLEGTFRVHRVRNERTFFLFDKALLITKKRGDHFVYKGHIPCSSLMLIESTRDSLCFTVTHYKHSKQQYNIQAKTAEEKRSWTHHIKRLILENHHTTIPQKAKEAILEMDSYYPSRYRCSPERLKKAWSSQDEVSTHVRQGRRQSEPGQPLFLRATLPSRQRGFTESGLKGRRKSEPTRHLLRQLSEKAARAAGMKHAGSAGALLDFGQPPCAQGVQPETEGAAQEEQEEEEEEEEEEEEEEVVVEEEEEEEKAFQVSLEDLAGPEGSEKGARLEPPGSEEEEEEEEESLAVAEQEKGRKESEGPKSRRRSSGRSPTSAEKRMSFESTSSLPEVEPVPDPEMEQEVFAAMEGPSIEEVPSDTESPEVLETQLDAHQDLLGLAPPGDMGDFVVVESTEDLKALSSEEEEEDVRAAQETESLLPPSVLDQASIIAERFVSSLSRRSSLALEDGKASGFGSPRLISRSSSVLSLEGSEKGPAWHGSTTDSLGSQLPPEVDATVGVAMESGPPVNGTEPPSPGCLAEPDRSSCKKKESTLSTRDRLLLDKIKSYYENAEHHDAGFSIRRRESLSYIPKGLVRNSVSRFNSLPRPDPEPMAPLGHKRPVGSRPPSWALFDLPGPSQASAGEPAPITDAEFRPSSEIVKIWEGMESAGESSRKGTGQGQANGFDLHEPLFILEEHELGAITEESATASPESASPTERPSPAHLARELKELVKELSSGVQGELVAPLHPRIVQLSHVMDGHVSERVKNKVYQLARQYSLRIKSKSVTARPPLQWGKVAPTVPCLQEEAGAPSGGTGRRKPVLSLLSHEQTAAQEHSPPKPGSPRLFPFSPTAASPKASSPGPRPSSRSPLSPFDTETFSWPDVRELCSKYASHDEAFQAEGSRPRGPPVNRSRSVPENMVEPPPAGRVGRCCSVGARRGQAGPEAAQPQLPGMLPQSRPVEEEALYVTADLTLENNQRVIVMEKGPLPCPAAGLEECSGQGPSSPAATMRQGLDFQETGVSRSPEYWPKEEGPRDPADPGQQGRVRNLREKFQALNSIG; encoded by the exons ATGCccgtctctgcctccctccgcCAGGACGGCAGCCAGGAGCGGCCGGTGAGCCTTACGTCGACCACATCCTCGTCGGGTTCCTCCCGTGACAGCCGCGGTGCCATGGAGGAGCCCAGCGGCCCCGAGGCCTCGGCCGAGAATGGGGCAGGTTCCCCGCGTGGCCGGCATCCCGCCAACGGCGACAGTGGCCCCAGCGGCTGGCTGAGCGTGAGGGGGCCGCTGTCCCCGTTCAGCAGCCgggcccctgcagccccagcgCTCAAGCTCAGCTACCTGGGCCGCGTGGTGCGGGAGATCGTGGAGACGGAGCGGATGTACGTGCAGGACCTGCGCAGCATCGTGGAG GACTACCTCTTGAAGATCATCGACACGCCTGGGCTGCTGAAGCCAGAACAAGTCAGCGCCCTCTTTGGGAACATAGAAAACATCTATGCACTGAACAG ccagctACTCCGAGACCTGGACAGCTGCAACAGTGACCCCGTGGCTGTGGCCAGCTGCTTCGTGGAAAGG AGTCAAGAGTTTGATATCTACACCCAGTATTGCAACAACTACCCTAA ctcaGTGGCCGCCCTGACTGAGTGCATGCGGGACAAACAACAGGCCAAGTTCTTTCGGGACCGGCAGGAGCTACTACAGCACTCTCTGCCCTTGGGCTCCTACTTGCTAAAGCCTGTCCAGCGCATCCTCAAGTACCACCTGCTGCTCCAG GAAATTGCCAAACATTTTGATGAAGAAGAGGACGGCTTCGAGGTGGTGGAAGATGCCATTGACACCATGACCTGTGTGGCCTGGTACATCAATGACATGAAGAGGAGGCATGAGCATGCAGTCCGGCTCCAG GAGATTCAGTCGCTGCTCATTAACTGGAAAGGGCCAGACCTGACCATCTATGGAGAACTCGTCCTAGAGGGCACGTTCCGAGTGCACCGTGTACGCAACGAGAGGACCTTCTTTCTATTTGACAAAGCGCTACTCATCACCAAGAAGCGAGGCGATCACTTTGTCTACAAGGGCCACATCCCG TGCTCCTCCCTGATGCTGATTGAAAGCACCAGAGACTCTCTGTGCTTCACTGTCACCCACTACAAGCACAGCAAGCAGCAGTACAACATCCAG GCCAAAACAGCGGAGGAGAAACGGAGCTGGACTCACCACATCAAGAGGCTTATCCTGGAGAACCACCACACCACCATCCCCCAGAAG gcCAAGGAAGCCATCTTGGAAATGGACTCCTACT ATCCCAGTCGGTACCGCTGCAGCCCGGAGCGCCTGAAGAAAGCTTGGTCCTCCCAGGACGAAGTGTCCACCCACGTGCGCCAGGGGCGCCGGCAGTCTG AGCCTGGTCAGCCCCTGTTCCTCCGGGCAACACTCCCCAGCAGGCAGCGAGGCTTCACGGAGTCAGGCCTTAAGGGCCGTAGGAAGTCGG AGCCAACCAGACACCTGCTCAGGCAACTCAGTGAGAAAG CAGCCAGAGCAGCAGGAATGAAG CATGCAGGCAGTGCCGGCGCTCTCCTGGACTTTGGGCAGCCTCCTTGTGCTCAGGGCGTGCAGCCAGAGACCGAAGGGGCTGCCCaggaggaacaggaggaggaggaggaagaggaggaggaggaggaggaggaggaggtggtggtggaggaggaggaggaggaggagaaggcctTTCAGGTGTCTCTGGAGGACTTGGCAGGGCCTGAAGGCAGCGAGAAGGGGGCCAGACTGGAGCCCCCAGgctcggaggaggaggaggaggaggaggaggagagcctgGCAGTGGCGGAGCAG GAGAAGGGGCGCAAGGAGTCAGAAGGCCCCAAGAGCCGCAGAAGGTCCAGCGGCCGGTCTCCGACTAGTGCCGAGAAGCGCATGAGCTTCGAGTCCACCTCTTCCCTGCCAGAG GTTGAGCCAGTTCCTGACCCCGAGATGGAGCAGGAAGTATTTGCTGCCATGGAAGGTCCCAGCATCGAGGAGGTGCCCTCAGACACAGAGTCTCCAGAAGTCCTGGAAACACAGCTTGATGCCCACCAGGACCTGCTGGGGTTGGCCCCCCCAGGTGACATGGGGGACTTTGTGGTGGTAGAGAGCACCGAGGATCTTAAGGCTTTGagcagtgaggaggaggaggaggatgtgagGGCTGCACAGGAGACCGAGAGCCTCCTGCCACCCTCTGTGCTGGACCAGGCCAGCATCATTGCAGAGCGGTTCGTCAGCAGCTTATCCCGGCGGAGCAGCCTGGCGCTAGAGGACGGCAAGGCCAGTGGCTTTGGGAGCCCGAGGCTGATAAGCCGGAGCAGCAGTGTGCTCAGCCTAGAGGGCAGCGAGAAAGGCCCAGCCTGGCACGGTAGCACCACGGATTCCCTTGGCTCGCAGCTGCCCCCAGAGGTGGATGCCACTGTGGGCGTGGCCATGGAAAGTGGCCCTCCCGTCAACGGGACAGAGCCCCCAAGCCCAGGCTGTCTAGCAGAGCCCGACAGGTCTTCCTGCAAGAAGAAGGAATCGACACTCTCCACCCGAGACCGGCTATTGTTGGACAAAATCAAGAGCTACTATGAAAACGCGGAGCACCACGATGCGGGCTTTAGCATCCGACGCCGGGAGAGCCTCTCCTACATTCCCAAAGGGCTGGTGAGAAACTCTGTTTCCAGATTCAACAGCCTTCCCAGGCCAGACCCGGAGCCCATGGCTCCGCTGGGGCACAAGAGGCCAGTGGGCTCCCGGCCGCCTTCATGGGCTCTGTTTGACCTCCCAGGACCCAGCCAGGCGAGTGCTGGGGAGCCAGCTCCTATCACAGATGCTGAGTTCCGGCCGTCTTCAGAAATTGTAAAGATCTGGGAGGGGATGGAGTCTGCTGGGGAGAGCTCTAGGAAGGGGACTGGCCAAGGCCAGGCCAATGGCTTCGACCTACACGAGCCGCTCTTCATCCTGGAGGAGCACGAGCTGGGGGCCATCACTGAGGAGTCAGCCACTGCTTCCCCTGAGAGTGCCTCCCCGACGGAGCGGCCCAGCCCGGCCCACCTGGCCCGGGAGCTGAAGGAGCTGGTCAAGGAGCTGAGCAGTGGGGTCCAGGGGGAGCTGGTGGCCCCGCTGCACCCCCGCATCGTACAGCTCTCCCATGTCATGGATGGCCACGTGAGTGAGCGAGTCAAGAATAAGGTCTACCAGCTGGCCCGCCAGTACAGCCTCCGGATCAAAAGCAAATCTGTGACGGCCAGGCCGCCCCTACAGTGGGGAAAGGTGGCTCCCACCGTTCCCTGCCTGCAGGAGGAGGCTGGAGCACCCTCGGGCGGCACAG GTAGGAGAAAGCCGGTGCTGTCCCTCCTCAGCCACGAGCAGACGGCGGCCCAGGAGCACAGCCCGCCCAAGCCCGGCTCGCCTCGGCTTTTCCCCTTCAGCCCCACTGCTGCCAGCCCGAAGGCCAGCTCACCGGGGCCCCGGCCCTCCTCTCGGAGCCCCCTCAGCCCCTTTGACACTGAGACCTTCAGCTGGCCCGATGTCCGAGAGCTCTGCTCCAAGTACGCCTCCCACGACGAGGCCTTCCAGGCTGAGGGCAGccggccccgcggcccgcccGTCAACCGGAGCCGCTCGGTGCCCGAGAACATGGTGGAGCCCCCTCCGGCGGGCAGGGTGGGCCGCTGCTGCAGTGTGGGCGCCAGGAGGGGCCAGGCGGGCCCAGAGGCCGCCCAGCCCCAGCTGCCCGGGATGCTGCCCCAAAGCAGGCCGGTTGAAGAGGAAGCCCTGTATGTCACAGCAGACCTCACCCTGGAGAACAACCAGCGGGTGATCGTCATGGAGAaggggcccctgccctgccccgctgCGGGGCTGGAGGAGTGCAGTGGGCAGGGACCAAGCTCACCAGCAGCCACAATGAGACAGGGCCTGGATTTCCAGGAGACTGGAGTTTCCAGGAGCCCGGAGTATTGGCCAAAGGAAGAGGGTCCCAGGGACCCAGCGGACCCAGGCCAGCAGGGCAGAGTGAGAAACTTGAGGGAGAAGTTCCAGGCCTTGAACTCCATAGGATGA